One region of Ananas comosus cultivar F153 linkage group 9, ASM154086v1, whole genome shotgun sequence genomic DNA includes:
- the LOC109714957 gene encoding outer envelope protein 61, translating into MYNGMMDPELMRLAQEQMSRIPPEELAKIQQQMMSNPELLRLATEGMKNLRTEDVKRAAEQLKHTRPEDMVEISEKISKAKPEEIAAMKAHADAQISYELNGAKMLKQQGNELHSRGQYEDAAEKYMLAKNNLKSIPPSSGQMLQLQCSLNLMSCYLKTRQFEECIKEGSEVLAYDLENIKALYRRGQAYKELGKLEAAVADLKKSHEISPDDETIADAFRDANEKLMREGKNRSTSQGVVIEEIVEDEVSAPSRCHEGSSVEEYSVTQAVESAESSSASSSSPDTPVFSEHLNSFRDDPSAIRSFQNYVSNANPDTLAQLGMQGMSPDLVKTAQDMLSTMKPEELQQMFQVASSLKEKGPYGPKLGNNIPEMTPEMVKMASNTISKMSPDELQKMLKMASSLGVNAPQRSESASQSLASSSESPSAGPYDSRDNISDESLFSQRMGESSSSTSTSAADLQETMRNSMKDPAMRQMFASMMKNMSPDMMANMSEQFGMKMSKEDAAKAQQAMSALSPADLDRMLRWAEKAQRGVETVKKTKNWVLGRPGLILAIVMLVLAFILHRLGFIGG; encoded by the exons ATGTACAACGGCATGATGGATCCCGAGTTGATGAGGCTCGCGCAGGAGCAGATGAGTCGGATCCCCCCCGAGGAGCTCGCCAAGATCCAGCAACAG ATGATGTCCAACCCTGAGCTTCTAAGATTAGCAACAGAGGGTATGAAAAATTTGAGGACAGAAGACGTCAAACGTGCTGCCGAACAGTTAAAACATACCAGACCAGAGGATATGGTTGAGATAAGCGAGAAAATCTCTAAGGCTAAACCTGAGGAGATAGCAGCAATGAAGGCCCATGCAGACGCCCAGATCTCTTATGAGCTAAATGGGGCCAAAATGCTGAAGCAGCAG GGCAATGAGCTTCATAGCCGAGGTCAATATGAAGATGCTGCTGAAAAGTACATGCTT GCAAAAAACAACTTGAAAAGCATCCCCCCATCGTCAGGACAGATGCTCCAGCTGCAATGCTCTCTTAACCTAATGTCTTGTTACCTAAAAACTAGGCAGTTCGAGGAATGCATCAAGGAAGGTTCAGAG GTCCTGGCCTATGACTTGGAGAATATCAAAGCTCTTTATCGCAGAGGTCAAGCATATAAAGAATTAGGAAAGTTAGAG GCTGCTGTTGCTGACTTAAAAAAGAGTCATGAAATTTCTCCTGATGATGAAACAATTGCTGATGCTTTTAG AGATGCCAACGAAAAACTGATGAGGGAAGGTAAAAATAGGAGCACATCTCAAG GTGTGGTTATTGAAGAGATAGTGGAAGACGAAGTATCAGCACCATCAAGATGTCATGAAGGTTCGTCTGTGGAGGAGTATTCTGTTACACAGGCTGTTGAATCTGCAGAGAGCTCTAGTGCAAGCAGCTCGTCACCTGATACTCCTGTTTTCTCAGAGCATTTGAATAGCTTCAGAGATGATCCCTCTGCTATCAG GTCATTCCAAAATTATGTCTCCAATGCAAATCCCGATACTCTGGCACAACTGGGCATGCAAGGAATGTCACCTGATCTCGTCAAAACAGCCCAAGACATGCTTAGCACGATGAAGCCCGAAGAGCTTCAGCAAATGTTTCAGGTTGCTTCGTCCTTAAAAGAAAAAGGCCCGTATGGTCCTAAATTGGGAAACAATATCCCTGAAATGACACCTGAAATGGTCAAGATGGCATCCAATACAATCAGTAAGATGTCCCCTGATGAGCTTCAGAAGATGCTTAAAATGGCTTCTTCTTTGGGTGTAAATGCCCCCCAAAGATCAGAGAGTGCTTCTCAGTCACTGGCTTCTTCTTCTGAAAGCCCTTCCGCAGGACCATATGATAGTAGGGATAATATTTCTGATGAATCGCTGTTTAGTCAAAGAATGGGTGAATCATCATCAAGCACTTCGACTTCAGCAGCTGATTTACAAGAAACCATGAGGAATTCCATGAAAGATCCAGCAATGCGGCAG ATGTTTGCAAGTATGATGAAGAATATGAGCCCGGATATGATGGCAAACATGAGTGAACAATTTGGTATGAAGATGTCAAAGGAGGACGCTGCAAAAGCTCAACAAGCCATGTCAGCATTGTCTCCGGCTGACTTGGATAGGATG CTAAGGTGGGCGGAAAAGGCACAACGGGGAGTCGAAACcgtgaagaagacgaagaactGGGTTTTGGGCCGACCGGGTTTGATCCTCGCCATCGTGATGTTGGTCCTTGCGTTCATCCTTCATCGGCTAGGTTTTATCGGCGGATGA